Proteins from one Cicer arietinum cultivar CDC Frontier isolate Library 1 chromosome 3, Cicar.CDCFrontier_v2.0, whole genome shotgun sequence genomic window:
- the LOC101492839 gene encoding transcription termination factor MTEF1, chloroplastic, translating to MFFLQTPYSHSQIQPSNIIIPNRFPNRNGYIKFRTTYRENLRYLKTLTIINPNTKPNNLPLPDAVDHILATVTFLKSHSFSDADIPRLVHHSPHLFTTSINPADISPVFHFLSDDLLATAEDSRGLILRCPKLLFTNADYFLRPTLQFLRHVGVRNLNRPTNRNAHLLNTRVEKLHLRVKFMEEVVGFSYEEAINACGRLPAILGYDVENNLWPKFVYLVKEMERELEELKKFPQYFGFSLEKRIVPRHLHLKERGVRIPLNRMLMWGDDKFYTKWK from the coding sequence atgtTCTTCCTCCAAACTCCTTACTCTCATTCGCAAATTCAACCATCGAACATTATCATACCTAACCGTTTTCCTAACAGAAACGGTTACATAAAGTTCCGAACAACCTACCGTGAGAATCTCCGTTACCTAAAAACCCTAACTATAATCAACCCCAACACCAAACCCAACAACCTCCCTCTCCCCGACGCCGTCGACCACATCCTCGCCACCGTCACTTTCCTCAAATCTCATTCCTTCTCCGACGCCGATATCCCCCGCCTCGTCCACCACTCTCCCCACCTCTTCACAACCTCCATAAACCCCGCAGATATCTCCCCCGTCTTCCACTTCCTCTCCGACGACCTCCTCGCCACCGCCGAAGACTCCCGCGGCCTCATCCTCCGCTGCCCCAAACTCCTCTTCACCAACGCCGACTACTTCCTCCGACCGACGCTTCAGTTCCTCCGCCACGTTGGAGTTCGTAACCTGAACCGGCCGACTAACCGGAACGCGCATCTTTTGAACACGCGCGTGGAGAAATTGCACCTGAGGGTGAAGTTCATGGAGGAAGTAGTGGGGTTTTCATACGAAGAAGCGATTAATGCGTGTGGGAGGTTGCCCGCAATATTGGGATACGATGTGGAGAATAATTTATGGCCGAAATTTGTGTATTTGGTTAAAGAAATGGAGAGGGAATTGGAAGAGTTGAAAAAGTTTCCTCAGTATTTTGGGTTTAGTTTGGAGAAGAGAATTGTGCCAAGACATTTGCATTTGAAGGAAAGAGGTGTTAGAATTCCGTTGAATAGAATGTTGATGTGGGGTGATGATAAGTTCTACACCAAGTGGAAGTGA
- the LOC101502836 gene encoding cysteine protease ATG4 isoform X3, protein MRRFQERVLGSSRTDISCSDGDVWLLGVCHKISQQESTGDVDTRNVFAAFEQDFFSKILVTYRKGFDAIEDSKYTSDVNWGCMLRSSQMLVAQALLFHKLGRSWRKTTDKPVDKEYIDILQLFGDSEAAAFSIHNLLQAGKGYGLAVGSWVGPYAMCRTWEVLARNQRGTNEIGEQTLPMAIYVVSGDEDGERGGAPVVCIEDASKCCSEFSRGLVPWTPLLLLVPLVLGLDKVNLRYIPLLQSTFKFPQSLGILGGKPGASTYIIGVQNEKAIYLDPHDVKPVVNINVDTQEPNTSSYHCNIIRHMPLDSIDPSLAIGFYCRDKDDFDDFCSRASKLAEESNGAPLFTVAQSRSLSMQVTSSSVSGDNNTRFQEDGSLGMDLVNDAGTNEDDWQFL, encoded by the exons ATGAGGAGATTTCAGGAGCGTGTTCTAGGGTCAAGCAGGACTGACATTTCGTGCTCTGATGGTGATGTGTGGCTTCTAGGCGTCTGCCATAAAATTTCACAGCAAGAATCAACTGGAGATGTAGATACTCGTAATGTGTTTGCAGCATTTGAGCaagattttttctcaaaaatattaGTAACATATCGAAAAG GCTTTGATGCAATTGAAGATTCTAAGTATACAAGTGATGTTAATTGGGGTTGTATGCTTCGAAGCAGTCAGATGCTTGTTGCTCAG GCATTACTTTTTCATAAATTAGGCAGATCGTGGAGAAAAACTACTGACAAG CCAGTTGATAAAGAATATATTGACATCTTGCAACTATTTGGTGATTCGGAGGCTGCTGCTTTTTCCATCCATAATCTTCTTCAAGCTGGTAAAGGTTATGGTCTAGCTGTTGGGTCATGGGTGGGACCATATGCTATGTGTCGCACATGGGAAGTTCTAGCTCGAAACCAAAGGGGGACAAATGAAATTGGAGAACAAACACTTCCAATGGCTATTTACGTTGTTTCGGGAGATGAAGATGGGGAGCGAGGTGGAGCACCGGTTGTCTGCATTGAAGATGCCTCCAAATGCTGTTCTGAGTTTTCAAGGGGCCTAGTTCCTTGGACACCTCTACTTTTATTGGTTCCCTTGGTTCTTGGACTTGATAAAGTCAATCTAAG GTATATTCCATTGTTGCAGTCAACTTTTAAGTTTCCCCAGAGCCTTGGAATCTTGGGTGGAAAACCAGGTGCCTCAACATATATTATTGGTGTTCAGAATGAAAAGGCAATCTACCTTGATCCACATGATGTTAAGCCG GTTGTTAATATTAATGTGGATACTCAAGAGCCTAATACATCATCATATCACTGCAA TATTATCAGGCACATGCCTCTAGATTCGATTGACCCATCTTTGGCTATTGGATTTTACTGTCGAGACAAAG ATGATTTTGACGATTTCTGTTCTCGGGCTTCTAAGCTTGCAGAAGAATCAAATGGGGCACCATTATTCACTGTAGCTCAATCTAGGAGTCTCTCAATGCAAGTCACAAGTAGTTCTGTATCAGGTGACAACAACACTAGATTTCAAGAGGATGGTTCCCTTGGTATGGACCTTGTCAATGATGCAGGCACCAATGAGGACGATTGGCAATTCCTCTAA
- the LOC101501778 gene encoding uncharacterized protein — protein MPPKVVKRGDAARKTRVSSKAAIQNQQQEPEPDPVKNPIAGVVVEENTVDTNNLAPETLPNGLVVVENNGEEVKESIDEYEKDEHLDLEDNYHEYEPEEYVGVDYDERGIEQVEGQEEEVVDEVEEEPEEYVDEEPEEYVDEEPEEYVDEEECDTGDEEVEYVYEEVEGDDADAGDDEHAGEENDHKHMADVEQEEHGGVRKERQKQKEFEVFVGGLDKDATEHDLRKVFGKVGAISEVRLMMNPETKRNKGFALLRFETAEQVKRALAELKNPVINGKQCGITPCQDSDTLYLDNICKTWKKEALKEKLKHYGVESFKDLTLVEDGSNEGMNCGFAFLEFSICSDAKEAYKQLQKRDIVFGVDKPAKVSFVDQGDEIMEQVKTIFIDLLPPSWDEDYVRSLLKKYGEVEKVELAKNMPGARRKDYGFVTFTTHAAAVECADSITSAGLGEGNKKAKVRARLSRPLPKSRGKYVIRRDFSGHKLGRLAKPSRLRPAPRGRPAPHSRPARVVRRFGNRIPAVRPSSMRNRRPVASIPVRARPVTPPARSFDRRLAAAHPKSSMKRDYGRAADLPPLRSRVSPDYGSRVASQRRPSYREYPARDSGYPDLHRNTSRSAPRMDYLDDGYDRRLERPPPPLHLSYREGRSRVYDTLSGSKRPYAATDDISPRYADASARQSRSRLDYDYGGSASKYKEAYGDRLGRSSLGYSGSRSSISIQNSHETYSSRQDTSYGGGSLGRSDGVIYSSSYGSGYLSRGSDVGGSSYSAMYSGRGMNSNRSYIGSGSGGSRSYY, from the exons ATGCCTCCGAAAGTGGTAAAAAGAGGTGATGCGGCGAGGAAAACGAGGGTTTCTTCAAAAGCTGCAATTCAGAATCAGCAGCAAGAACCTGAACCTGATCCTGTCAAGAATCCTATTGCTGGTGTTGTGGTGGAAGAGAACACCGTTGATACAAACAATTTGGCTCCAGAGACGTTGCCCAATGGTTTGGTTGTTGTGGAAA ACAATGGAGAGGAGGTTAAGGAGTCCATAGATGAATATGAAAAGGATGAGCACTTAGATTTGGAGGATAATTACCATGAGTATGAACCTGAGGAGTATGTTGGTGTTGACTATGATGAGCGGGGAATTGAACAAGTTGAGGGTCAGGAGGAGGAGGTGGTAGATGAAGTGGAGGAAGAACCTGAAGAGTATGTGGATGAAGAACCTGAAGAGTATGTGGATGAAGAACCTGAAGAGTATGTGGATGAAGAGGAGTGTGATACAGGTGATGAAGAAGTTGAATATGTTTATGAAGAAGTTGAGGGTGATGATGCCGATGCTGGTGATGATGAGCATGCTGGTGAGGAGAACGACCATAAGCATATGGCTGATGTGGAGCAAGAGGAACACGGTGGAGTTAGAAAGGAGAGGCAGAAGCAGAAGGAATTTGAAGTATTTGTCGGGGGCCTAGACAAGGATGCGACAGAGCATGATCTGAGGAAGGTTTTCGGCAAGGTTGGGGCAATCTCTGAAGTCAGGCTGATGATGAATCCTGAGACTAAAAGGAACAAGGGATTCGCATTATTGCGTTTTGAAACTGCCGAACAAGTGAAAAGAGCATTGGCGGAGCTAAAAAATCCAGTG ATTAATGGCAAACAATGTGGTATCACTCCATGTCAGGACAGTGATACTCTCTATTTAGATAACATATGCAAGACATGGAAAAAGGAAGCT TTAAAGGAGAAATTGAAACATTATGGAGTTGAAAGTTTCAAGGATTTGACTTTAGTAGAAGATGGTAGCAATGAGGGAATGAACTGTGGATTTGCATTTTTGGAATTTTCAATCTGCTCAGATGCTAAGGAGGCCTACAAGCAATTGCAGAAGAGAGACATTGTTTTCGGAGTTGATAAGCCTGCAAAGGTTTCCTTTGTTGACCAGGGTGATGAAATCATGGAACAG GTTAAAactatatttattgatttactgCCTCCTTCATGGGATGAAGATTATGTCCGAAGTCTTCTTAAGAAATATGGGGAGGTTGAAAAGGTTGAGCTTGCTAAGAACATGCCAGGTGCTCGTAGGAAGGATTATGGATTTGTTACATTTACTACGCATGCTGCTGCTGTGGAATGTGCTGATAGCATTACCAGTGCAGGGTTAGGTGAAGGCAACAAAAAG GCAAAAGTTAGGGCTAGATTGTCAAGACCTCTTCCGAAAAGTCGTGGAAAATATGTTATTCGTAGGGACTTTTCTGGCCACAAGTTAGGAAGATTGGCAAAGCCTTCACGGCTTCGACCTGCACCACGGGGTCGACCTGCACCACATAGTCGACCTGCTCGTGTGGTGAGAAGATTCGGAAATCGCATTCCAGCAGTTAGACCTTCTAGCATGAGAAATAGACGTCCGGTCGCATCCATACCAGTACGAGCTAGGCCAGTCACTCCTCCAGCTAGATCCTTTGACAGGAGATTGGCCG CTGCACATCCAAAAAGCAGCATGAAGAGAGATTATGGTCGAGCTGCGGATCTACCACCTCTAAGAAGTAGAGTTTCCCCAGATTATGGCTCTCGGGTGGCTTCTCAAAGGCGTCCATCTTATAGAGAATATCCAGCCCGTGACTCTGGCTACCCTGACCTACATAGGAATACATCTCGAAGTGCACCAAGGATGGATTACCTGGATGATGGCTATGACCGTAGACTTGAGAGGCCTCCTCCACCTCTCCATCTAAGTTACCGTGAAGGACGCTCTCGTGTTTATGACACACTATCTGGCTCAAAACGTCCTTATGCTGCAACA GACGATATTTCTCCACGATATGCTGATGCCAGTGCTCGCCAATCAAGATCTCGTTTAGATTATGATTATGGAGGTAGTGCTTCAAAATATAAAGAGGCTTATGGTGATAG GCTTGGAAGATCTAGTTTGGGATATAGTGGCAGTAGAAGTTCTATATCTATTCAAAATTCACACGAGACATATAGCAGTCGACAAGACACAAGTTACGGTGGAG GTTCTCTTGGTCGTAGTGATGGGGTTATCTACTCATCAAGTTATGGTAGCGGTTACTTATCTCGTGGAAGCGAT GTTGGTGGTAGCTCGTATTCGGCCATGTATTCTGGCAGGGGTATGAACAGTAATAGAAGTTATATCGGTAGTGGCAGTGGTGGATCTAGGTCTTATTATTGA
- the LOC101502103 gene encoding 2-dehydro-3-deoxyphosphooctonate aldolase, producing the protein MDPSALLYKQLKGANPFFLLAGPNVIESEEHIMRMAKHIKTISSKFGIPLVFKSSFDKANRTSSKSFRGPGMVEGLKILEKVKIAYDIPIVTDVHEAAQCEPVGKVADIIQIPAFLCRQTDLLVAAAKTGKIINIKKGQFCAPSVMANSAEKVRLAGNPNVMVCERGTMFGYNDLIVDPRNLEWMREANCPVVADITHSLQQPAGKKLDGGGVASGGLRELIPCIARTSVAVGVDGIFMEVHDDPLNAPVDGPTQWPLRHLEELLEELIAISRVSKGKKQFNIDLTPFHE; encoded by the exons atggatcCATCGGCGTTGCTGTATAAACAGCTCAAG GGTGCAAACCCGTTTTTCTTGCTAGCAGGTCCCAATGTGATTGAATCAGAAGAGCATATTATGCGGATGGCTAAACACATCAAGACTATTTCCTCTAA ATTCGGAATTCCATTGGTTTTCAAATCAAGCTTTGACAAAGCTAACCGAACATCATCAAAATCATTTCGTGGCCCGGGGATGGTTGAGGGATTGAAG ATACTAGAGAAGGTTAAAATAGCATACGACATTCCTATAGTGACAGATGTCCACGAGGCCGCCCag TGTGAACCAGTTGGCAAAGTTGCAGATATCATTCAGATTCCAGCATTCTTGTGCCGCCAA ACAGATCTTCTAGTTGCAGCAGCCAAAACTGGGAAGATTATAAACATCAAGAAGGGCCAGTTCTGTGCTCCTTCT GTCATGGCAAATTCAGCTGAAAAAGTTCGGTTAGCCGGAAATCCTAATGTGATGGTTTGTGAGAGAGGAACAATGTTTGGCTACA ATGATTTGATTGTTGATCCACGTAACCTGGAGTGGATGAGAGAAGCCAATTGTCCCGTT GTAGCTGATATAACGCACTCGCTACAACAACCTGCTGGAAAGAAG TTGGATGGAGGAGGTGTTGCAAGTGGAGGTCTTCGAGAACTAATACCTTGCATCGCAAGGACATCAGTTGCCGTTGGGGTCGATGGTATCTTCATGGAG GTGCATGATGATCCGCTGAATGCACCCGTCGATGGTCCAACGCAGTGG CCTTTGCGCCACTTGGAGGAGCTACTTGAAGAGCTTATAGCTATTTCT AGGGTAAGCAAAGGGAAGAAGCAGTTTAACATTGATCTCACGCCGTTTCATGAATAA
- the LOC101502836 gene encoding cysteine protease ATG4 isoform X2: MVLKGFCERIVAAKCSAKSSTDTVDNTQVPASSKAGSSDIYSRNSGWAAAVRKVVSAGGSMRRFQERVLGSSRTDISCSDGDVWLLGVCHKISQQESTGDVDTRNVFAAFEQDFFSKILVTYRKGFDAIEDSKYTSDVNWGCMLRSSQMLVAQALLFHKLGRSWRKTTDKPVDKEYIDILQLFGDSEAAAFSIHNLLQAGKGYGLAVGSWVGPYAMCRTWEVLARNQRGTNEIGEQTLPMAIYVVSGDEDGERGGAPVVCIEDASKCCSEFSRGLVPWTPLLLLVPLVLGLDKVNLRYIPLLQSTFKFPQSLGILGGKPGASTYIIGVQNEKAIYLDPHDVKPVVNINVDTQEPNTSSYHCNIIRHMPLDSIDPSLAIGFYCRDKDDFDDFCSRASKLAEESNGAPLFTVAQSRSLSMQVTSSSVSGDNNTRFQEDGSLGMDLVNDAGTNEDDWQFL, from the exons ATGGTATTGAAGGGTTTTTGTGAAAGGATTGTTGCTGCTAAATGTTCTGCTAAAAGTTCAACCGATACTGTAGATAATACTCAAGTGCCCGCCTCTTCAAAGGCAGGGTCTAGTGATA TTTATTCTCGAAATAGCGGGTGGGCAGCTGCTGTGAGGAAAGTCGTTAGTGCCGGTGGCTCAATGAGGAGATTTCAGGAGCGTGTTCTAGGGTCAAGCAGGACTGACATTTCGTGCTCTGATGGTGATGTGTGGCTTCTAGGCGTCTGCCATAAAATTTCACAGCAAGAATCAACTGGAGATGTAGATACTCGTAATGTGTTTGCAGCATTTGAGCaagattttttctcaaaaatattaGTAACATATCGAAAAG GCTTTGATGCAATTGAAGATTCTAAGTATACAAGTGATGTTAATTGGGGTTGTATGCTTCGAAGCAGTCAGATGCTTGTTGCTCAG GCATTACTTTTTCATAAATTAGGCAGATCGTGGAGAAAAACTACTGACAAG CCAGTTGATAAAGAATATATTGACATCTTGCAACTATTTGGTGATTCGGAGGCTGCTGCTTTTTCCATCCATAATCTTCTTCAAGCTGGTAAAGGTTATGGTCTAGCTGTTGGGTCATGGGTGGGACCATATGCTATGTGTCGCACATGGGAAGTTCTAGCTCGAAACCAAAGGGGGACAAATGAAATTGGAGAACAAACACTTCCAATGGCTATTTACGTTGTTTCGGGAGATGAAGATGGGGAGCGAGGTGGAGCACCGGTTGTCTGCATTGAAGATGCCTCCAAATGCTGTTCTGAGTTTTCAAGGGGCCTAGTTCCTTGGACACCTCTACTTTTATTGGTTCCCTTGGTTCTTGGACTTGATAAAGTCAATCTAAG GTATATTCCATTGTTGCAGTCAACTTTTAAGTTTCCCCAGAGCCTTGGAATCTTGGGTGGAAAACCAGGTGCCTCAACATATATTATTGGTGTTCAGAATGAAAAGGCAATCTACCTTGATCCACATGATGTTAAGCCG GTTGTTAATATTAATGTGGATACTCAAGAGCCTAATACATCATCATATCACTGCAA TATTATCAGGCACATGCCTCTAGATTCGATTGACCCATCTTTGGCTATTGGATTTTACTGTCGAGACAAAG ATGATTTTGACGATTTCTGTTCTCGGGCTTCTAAGCTTGCAGAAGAATCAAATGGGGCACCATTATTCACTGTAGCTCAATCTAGGAGTCTCTCAATGCAAGTCACAAGTAGTTCTGTATCAGGTGACAACAACACTAGATTTCAAGAGGATGGTTCCCTTGGTATGGACCTTGTCAATGATGCAGGCACCAATGAGGACGATTGGCAATTCCTCTAA
- the LOC101503595 gene encoding uncharacterized protein, translating to MTVSAGTSLKKMSWGRGSQPSGWTAFDLKQRNKNNIESAADNDPFPPIGSSGSMRHGDKLVKKKHVPLKPFSSVLIPDENFPPLKEGANCQKAVLGSDSGEKSCGATAREDVNLATKKLKELHPWAENSLIEDILDAVDNNVDKAMALLETMVFAADFEECKVSSDPRPTISDKVETVESLTLDMVKDDILFHSNIVGHLQYNDKDSENRNASSFQKFPDVNNLKCKMDLLNFVPVEPEWEDDDIYNSHRKDALKTMRSASRHSKAAANAFLKGEHFSAQQHSMRAKEEWHNADKLNSEAATKILSIRNSDNDIGRLDLHGLHAAEAVQALQKHLHRIESQGFSKSSAPSNGMKKNAHAHSTLGSLNIMDRENLDKQAPIRLRSLALHVITGVGNHSRGQAALPTAVRSFLSENRYRFEEMRPGVITVWPKFRNE from the exons ATGACTGTTTCGGCCGGAACCTCCCTTAAAAAAATGTCGTGGGGCAGGGGTAGCCAACCTTCTGGTTGGACAGCTTTTGATCTCAAGCAAAGAAATAAGAACAATATTGAATCTGCAGCTGACAATGACCCTTTCCCACCTATAGGCTCATCTGGTTCTATGCGACATGGTGATAAGTTAGTCAAGAAGAAACATGTTCCGTTGAAGCCTTTCTCTTCAGTACTTATACCCGATGAAAATTTCCCTCCTTTGAAAGAGGGTGCAAATTGCCAAAAGGCAGTGTTAGGTTCTGATTCTGGTGAAAAATCTTGTGGGGCTACTGCCCGGGAAGATGTCAATTTAGCTACCAAAAAGCTTAAAGAGCTGCATCCTTGGGCTGAAAATAGCTTGATAGAGGATATCTTGGATGCTGTTGATAATAATGTTGATAAGGCCATGGCTTTATTGGAAACAATGGTCTTTGCAGCCGATTTTGAAGAATGTAAAGTATCAAGCGATCCAAGGCCAACTATTTCAGATAAAGTGGAGACCGTTGAAAGTCTTACTTTAGATATGGTCAAAGATGACATTCTTTTCCATTCTAATATTGTCGGTCACCTCCAATATAACGATAAAGACTCAGAGAATAGAAATGCTTCCTCATTTCAGAAGTTTCCTGATGTCAATAACCTAAAATGCAAAATGGACCTCTTGAATTTTGTTCCAGTCGAACCCGAATGGGAGGACGATGATATTTACAATAGCCATCGAAAGGATGCATTGAAGACAATGAG GTCAGCATCACGACATTCTAAAGCAGCCGCTAACGCTTTTCTAAAAGGTGAACACTTTTCTGCCCAACAACACTCAATGAGAGCTAAGGAGGAATGGCATAATGCAGACAAACTTAATTCTGAGGCAGCCACAAAAATTCTAAGTATTCGGAATAGTGATAATGATATTGGGAGACTGGATTTGCACGGTCTTCACGCAGCTGAAGCTGTTCAAGCATTGCAAAAACACCTCCATAGAATCGAAAGTCAGGGCTTCTCAAAGAGCTCAGCCCCTTCAAATGGTATGAAGAAGAATGCCCATGCACATTCAACTCTTGGGTCTCTTAACATCATGGACCGAGAAAATTTGGATAAGCAAGCACCAATAAGGCTTAGATCGTTGGCTCTACACGTCATAACAG GTGTTGGCAATCACAGCCGAGGACAAGCTGCTCTTCCTACAGCAGTAAGAAGTTTCCTCAGTGAAAACAG ATACCGTTTTGAGGAGATGAGGCCAGGAGTGATCACAGTGTGGCCCAAGTTTCGTAATGAATAA
- the LOC101502836 gene encoding cysteine protease ATG4 isoform X1: MVLKGFCERIVAAKCSAKSSTDTVDNTQVPASSKAGSSDSKFPKASLWSTFFTSGFSVDETYSESSASEKKAVYSRNSGWAAAVRKVVSAGGSMRRFQERVLGSSRTDISCSDGDVWLLGVCHKISQQESTGDVDTRNVFAAFEQDFFSKILVTYRKGFDAIEDSKYTSDVNWGCMLRSSQMLVAQALLFHKLGRSWRKTTDKPVDKEYIDILQLFGDSEAAAFSIHNLLQAGKGYGLAVGSWVGPYAMCRTWEVLARNQRGTNEIGEQTLPMAIYVVSGDEDGERGGAPVVCIEDASKCCSEFSRGLVPWTPLLLLVPLVLGLDKVNLRYIPLLQSTFKFPQSLGILGGKPGASTYIIGVQNEKAIYLDPHDVKPVVNINVDTQEPNTSSYHCNIIRHMPLDSIDPSLAIGFYCRDKDDFDDFCSRASKLAEESNGAPLFTVAQSRSLSMQVTSSSVSGDNNTRFQEDGSLGMDLVNDAGTNEDDWQFL; this comes from the exons ATGGTATTGAAGGGTTTTTGTGAAAGGATTGTTGCTGCTAAATGTTCTGCTAAAAGTTCAACCGATACTGTAGATAATACTCAAGTGCCCGCCTCTTCAAAGGCAGGGTCTAGTGATAGTAAGTTTCCCAAGGCTTCCTTATGGTCAACCTTCTTTACATCTGGTTTTTCAGTCGATGAAACATATAGTGAATCATCCGCTTCTGAAAAGAAAGCAGTTTATTCTCGAAATAGCGGGTGGGCAGCTGCTGTGAGGAAAGTCGTTAGTGCCGGTGGCTCAATGAGGAGATTTCAGGAGCGTGTTCTAGGGTCAAGCAGGACTGACATTTCGTGCTCTGATGGTGATGTGTGGCTTCTAGGCGTCTGCCATAAAATTTCACAGCAAGAATCAACTGGAGATGTAGATACTCGTAATGTGTTTGCAGCATTTGAGCaagattttttctcaaaaatattaGTAACATATCGAAAAG GCTTTGATGCAATTGAAGATTCTAAGTATACAAGTGATGTTAATTGGGGTTGTATGCTTCGAAGCAGTCAGATGCTTGTTGCTCAG GCATTACTTTTTCATAAATTAGGCAGATCGTGGAGAAAAACTACTGACAAG CCAGTTGATAAAGAATATATTGACATCTTGCAACTATTTGGTGATTCGGAGGCTGCTGCTTTTTCCATCCATAATCTTCTTCAAGCTGGTAAAGGTTATGGTCTAGCTGTTGGGTCATGGGTGGGACCATATGCTATGTGTCGCACATGGGAAGTTCTAGCTCGAAACCAAAGGGGGACAAATGAAATTGGAGAACAAACACTTCCAATGGCTATTTACGTTGTTTCGGGAGATGAAGATGGGGAGCGAGGTGGAGCACCGGTTGTCTGCATTGAAGATGCCTCCAAATGCTGTTCTGAGTTTTCAAGGGGCCTAGTTCCTTGGACACCTCTACTTTTATTGGTTCCCTTGGTTCTTGGACTTGATAAAGTCAATCTAAG GTATATTCCATTGTTGCAGTCAACTTTTAAGTTTCCCCAGAGCCTTGGAATCTTGGGTGGAAAACCAGGTGCCTCAACATATATTATTGGTGTTCAGAATGAAAAGGCAATCTACCTTGATCCACATGATGTTAAGCCG GTTGTTAATATTAATGTGGATACTCAAGAGCCTAATACATCATCATATCACTGCAA TATTATCAGGCACATGCCTCTAGATTCGATTGACCCATCTTTGGCTATTGGATTTTACTGTCGAGACAAAG ATGATTTTGACGATTTCTGTTCTCGGGCTTCTAAGCTTGCAGAAGAATCAAATGGGGCACCATTATTCACTGTAGCTCAATCTAGGAGTCTCTCAATGCAAGTCACAAGTAGTTCTGTATCAGGTGACAACAACACTAGATTTCAAGAGGATGGTTCCCTTGGTATGGACCTTGTCAATGATGCAGGCACCAATGAGGACGATTGGCAATTCCTCTAA